Proteins from a genomic interval of Coccinella septempunctata chromosome 2, icCocSept1.1, whole genome shotgun sequence:
- the LOC123307514 gene encoding guanine nucleotide-binding protein subunit beta-like protein, giving the protein MFASCSNTIRVNSWPSELLKENSEFIPPSDTEISHISWCNDNSYMAILQQGERPQILSTRDLSNIRTVHTINDHQVSSVAFKKGTKKHLAMGTKNGEVMIYDTKLRTVSRKFAKLVSPIEILEFSHDDLQLAALCEDAAVVFCTEADGKVNNEYKHSAKGSCVKFHPSTSNKMAVGCFNGYVTIWDTKTYSKMYNCQLHSQPVTGISLSRNGNFLISTGKDHKVCVTDLNSGESKFRINLNVPVNCVDLSFDDKIFVVGLEDGSVYVYDMNFAEQPLECLRQHNTPVNDVSFANSFKDAVEDESTISTVTTVQDRISEMRMTSPKTAFTDNSADSLKNLRREVMQSMKNQAEDLESQLQEHCKKFQAFINNEFKMINDLMKDKWELFGTGDVNRLFQGTESDYCDVGKH; this is encoded by the exons atgttcgCCTCGTGTTCGAACACCATACGTGTTAACTCCTGGCCTTCTGAACTGCTTAAAGAAAATTCCGAGTTTATACCCCCTAGCGATACGGAAATATCCCACATTTCCTGGTGCAATGACAATTCCTACATGGCTATCCTTCAACAGGGTGAAAGACCGCAAATCTTGTCTACCAGGGACCTGAGTAACATCCGGACAGTGCACACTATCAACGACCACCAAGTCTCATCCGTGGCCTTCAAAAAAGGCACGAAGAAACATTTAGCTATGGGTACCAAGAATGGTGAAGTCATGATTTACGACACCAAGCTGAGAACTGTTTCAAGGAAA TTCGCGAAGCTGGTGAGTCCGATAGAGATCCTCGAATTCAGCCACGACGACCTGCAATTAGCGGCGCTCTGTGAGGACGCTGCAGTGGTTTTCTGCACAGAAGCCGATGGAAAAGTGAATAACGAGTACAAGCACAGCGCCAAAGGCAGTTGCGTAAAGTTTCACCCGTCCACTTCCAACAAAATGGCAGTCGGTTGTTTCAACGGTTACGTAACCATCTGGGACACCAAAACGTATTCGAAGATGTACAACTGCCAGCTCCATTCGCAGCCCGTGACAGGCATAAGCCTCTccaggaacggaaatttcctaaTATCCACCGGAAAAGACCACAAGGTGTGCGTGACCGATCTGAATTCCGGCGAGAGCAAATTCAGGATCAATTTGAACGTCCCCGTTAACTGTGTCGATTTGAGTTTCGACGATAAAATCTTCGTGGTCGGCTTGGAAGACGGCAGCGTGTACGTTTACGACATGAACTTCGCCGAGCAGCCCTTGGAGTGTCTTCGGCAGCACAACACGCCCGTGAACGACGTTTCCTTCGCAAATTCCTTCAAAGACGCGGTTGAGGACGAGTCAACCATCTCTACTGTGACGACGGTGCAAGATCGCATTTCCGAAATGAGGATGACGAGCCCAAAAACGGCGTTCACGGACAATAGCGCCGACAGTCTGAAGAATCTTAGACGGGAAGTGATGCAGAGCATGAAGAACCAGGCAGAAGATCTGGAGAGTCAGTTGCAGGAGCACTGCAAGAAATTCCAGGCGTTCATCAATAACGAATTTAAGATGATAAATGACCTCATGAAGGATAAGTGGGAGCTCTTCGGAACTGGAGACGTCAACAGGCTGTTTCAGGGCACTG